In Chryseobacterium sp. C-71, the genomic window ACTTTTTCGCCCAAAGAAAAACGTTCTTTGTTTTCCTTTTCGTAAACTTCATTGACTTTGTTTTTTAAATCAGTAATTCTTTCTTGGAACGGGTCGAGAATATTTTTTAAATTGGTTTGATTTAAATTGGTAAATTTTTCTGTTTTTTCTTCTAAAATTTTATTGGCGAGATTTTCAAATTGCAGTTTTCCTTCTTCCTGAATTCTTTTTGTTTCTTCTTTCTGATCTTTAAGAAAAGTATTTTCGGCGGAAACTTTTGCAAATTCGGCTTTTAAGTCATTTAAAAGATCTGATTGCTGAAGATTGGCTTCTTTTTCATTTTTAATAATCCCCTCTAGATCCTGAGTTTTAAGATTTAAATTCTCTAAATCGGCATTAGCTTTAATATATAAATGATTCAGTTCATCATAAGATTTTCTTGAAATCATTGAAGATTTTAGATAGAAATAGATTAAAAATGAACCTAAAATTCCTCCAATAAAACAACCGATGATGAGATAAGTGATTTCCATTTTTCAAAATTACAAAACAATGAATTATTTTTTTTATGGTTAACAGTAATCTTTCGGTAATTATATGGTTTTTGTTTTTTCTAAAATTTCAATATTTTTCACAACATCATGGCTTTCACATTTCTTCAGTTCTTTGGCTAAATTTGAAGAAAGTAATTTGGGATTCAAAATTTGTGATGCAACTTTAGCCGCAGCATAATCTACGATATTGATTACAGATTCTTTTAAGAAATTTGGAGTGTTTGAAGCAATTACAGCAGTTGCCCAAGAAGTTTCTCTCGCTTTTGAAATGGCAAAATCTAAAATCACATTGTCTTTTCCGTTAGAAAGTTTGTCAATCAGATTCACGGGATAGCATATTTTATTTAAAGAATCCTGAACGTTTTGGTTGATCGATGCAATCACTGAATTGATGTTTTCAAAATCTTTTTTCAAAGGATTTATTTTGCGAAAAGGCATGACCGAAGCTGCGGAAATTCCCAAATCTAAATTAATGTGTGCATTCATCCCAAGAAAAATGTGCTGAAGAATCAAAAGATCTTTATTTTTTGTCGCTTCGAAAGCGAGATACCATGCGTTTGTGCATTTTCCCCCTTTTCTGTAATTTTCCCAAGCTTCAAGATATCGTTTAGCAAAAGCGAGATCCAATAGAACCATTCTGGGATTGTCTTCAAATTTTTTCTGCTGAATTCCTTTTAAAACCTGTGCGGTCATAATTCTGTAAGTACACGCAAAATAGCCTACAGGACTTTGGTTTGCTTTACTCCAAATGATAATTTCATCTAATTTTTTCAGAACTTCTTCGATAGTTTTCATGGTGGTTTAGTTTTATTTAAAGATAAGAATAAACCTCGCAGGTTTTGCAAGGTTAGGTTTTTGGAATGGGATATTTAAAATTTAAAGAGGGAATATTTCTTAAATCTTCAAAATCATGAAAAATCTGCGTTTCGTCGAGATAGCCACCAAAAGGGTTTCTTTTACCGAAGCCAAAATACCATTCGTTAGTTTTAGTGAGCTGAACTAATTTATCATTTTCTTTTTCTTTTGAATAGAAATTTTTATTGAGAGATTCCCAATACAAAGTAAAATCTCCAATGGAACTTTCGATATGAAATTGAGCATTTTCAAAATCAATATTTCTAAGAATGTTTTCTATTTTTAGTATGAAGCTATTCCAATCACGTAAGTCTAAACCAAAACATTTATAAGTCGCTGCAAAACCAAAAATCGGATTTTCATAATAGTAAGGTCTTTCAGAGTCGCCAAGACTAAACATACTTGTATTTATGAAAGGATAGTCTTCATCTTTTCTAAGATTTTTTATAAAATCTGCTGACTTTTTGTAGTCGCTATC contains:
- a CDS encoding DUF5995 family protein — translated: MKTIEEVLKKLDEIIIWSKANQSPVGYFACTYRIMTAQVLKGIQQKKFEDNPRMVLLDLAFAKRYLEAWENYRKGGKCTNAWYLAFEATKNKDLLILQHIFLGMNAHINLDLGISAASVMPFRKINPLKKDFENINSVIASINQNVQDSLNKICYPVNLIDKLSNGKDNVILDFAISKARETSWATAVIASNTPNFLKESVINIVDYAAAKVASQILNPKLLSSNLAKELKKCESHDVVKNIEILEKTKTI